The Lagopus muta isolate bLagMut1 chromosome 8, bLagMut1 primary, whole genome shotgun sequence genome contains a region encoding:
- the ERCC3 gene encoding general transcription and DNA repair factor IIH helicase subunit XPB, translated as MGRKERDKKKSKKRHYEDEEEEEDDAPGKDSQEAVPSAAGKQVEDSGAKLDEYGAKDYRLQMPLKADNASRPLWVAPDGHIFLEAFSPVYKYAQDFLVAIAEPVCRPTHIHEYKLTAYSLYAAVSVGLQTSDITEYLQKLSKTGVPEGIIQFIKLCTVSYGKVKLVLKRNRYFVESTHPDVIQQLLQDHVIKDCRLRNAEGEETELITETFTSKSAISKSSESSFGPSTSQEADVQNKPDVPADLYEFYEQMDKDEEEEEETQTVSFEVKQEMIEELQKRCIQLDYPLLAEYDFRNDSVNPDINIDLKPTAVLRPYQEKSLRKMFGNGRARSGVIVLPCGAGKSLVGVTAACTVRKRCLVLGNSAVSVEQWKAQFKMWSTIDDSQICRFTSDAKDKPIDCSIAISTYSMLGHTTKRSWEAERVMEWLKSREWGLMILDEVHTIPAKMFRRVLTIVQAHCKLGLTATLVREDDKIVDLNFLIGPKLYEANWMELQNSGYIAKVQCAEVWCPMSPEFYREYVAIKTKKRILLYTMNPNKFRACQFLIKFHERRNDKIIVFADNVFALKEYAIRLGKPYIYGPTAQGERMQILQNFKHNPKINTIFISKVGDTSFDLPEANVLIQISSHGGSRRQEAQRLGRVLRAKKGMVAEEYNAFFYSLVSQDTQEMAYSTKRQRFLVDQGYSFKVITKLAGMEEEELSFSSKEEQQQLLQKVLQASDLDAEEEVVAGEYGSKSVQMSRRAGTMSSMSGADDAVYMEYHSSRSKASSNKHIHPLFKRFRK; from the exons ATGGGCAGGAAGGAGCGGG ACAAGAAGAAGTCCAAGAAGCGGCACTAtgaggacgaggaggaggaggaggatgacgCTCCCGGGAAGGACTCGCAGGAGGCCGTGCCCTCGGCGGCGGGGAAGCAGGTGGAGGACAGCGGCGCCAAGCTGGACGAGTACGGCGCCAAGGACTACCGGCTGCAGATGCCGCTGAAGGCCGACAACGCCTCGCGGCCGCTCTGGGTG GCTCCTGATGGCCATATTTTCCTGGAAGCCTTTTCTCCTGTTTACAAATATGCACAGGATTTTTTGGTTGCCATTGCTGAACCTGTGTGCAGACCGACCCACATCCACGAGTACAAACTGACTGCTTACTCCCTGTATGCCGCTGTCAGCGTCGGCCTGCAGACCAGTGATATCACAGAGTACCTGCAGAAACTGAGCAAGACCGGTGTGCCAGAGGGAATCATTCAGTTCATCAAG CTGTGTACTGTCAGCTATGGGAAGGTGAAGCTGGTGCTGAAACGCAACAG gtATTTTGTGGAAAGCACCCATCCTGATGTCATTCAGCAACTCCTGCAAGACCACGTTATTAAAGACTGTCGCCTGAGAAATGCTGAAGGTGAAGAAACAGAGCTCATTACAGAGACGTTCACAAGTAAATCAGCG atTTCCAAGTCCAGTGAGAGCAGCTTTGGTCCTTCGACATCACAAGAAGCAGATGTTCAAAACAAGCCGGATGTCCCAGCTGACTTATATGAGTTTTATGAGCAGATGGACaaagatgaggaggaggaggaagaaacacaGACAGTATCTTTTGAAGTCAAGCAG GAGATGATTGAAGAACTCCAGAAGCGTTGTATCCAGCTGGACTACCCATTGCTGGCAGAATATGATTTcagaaatgattctgtgaatcctGATATTAATATAGATCTGAAACCTACAGCTGTCCTCAGACCCTATCAAGAGAAAAGCCTGAGGAAGATGTTTGGAAATGGGCGAGCCAGATCTGGTGTTATTGTCTTGCCATGTG GTGCTGGCAAGTCTCTAGTTGGAGTGACAGCTGCGTGTACCGTGCGCAAGAGGTGCCTGGTCCTGGGTAATTCTGCAGTGTCTGTGGAGCAGTGGAAAGCGCAGTTCAAGATGTGGTCCACCATTGATGACAGTCAGATCTGTCGCTTCACCTCTGATGCCAAAGATAAACCCATTGATTGCTCTATTGCCATCAGCACGTATTCCATGTTGGGACACACGACTAAGAGATCCTGGGAAGCAGAAAGAGTGATGGAGTGGCTTAAAAGTCGAGAATGGGGCCTTATGATACTCGATGAAGTACATACTATCCCTG CAAAAATGTTCAGACGTGTGCTCACTATTGTACAAGCTCATTGTAAACTGGGACTGACTGCTACCCTGGTCAGAGAAGATGATAAAATTGTTGATCTGAACTTCCTGATTGGACCAAAGCTTTATGAGGCCAACTGGATGGAGCTGCAGAACAGTGGCTACATTGCTAAAGTCCAGTGTGCCGAG GTTTGGTGCCCAATGTCACCTGAATTTTATAGAGAATACGTAGcaatcaaaacaaagaaacgGATACTGCTGTACACCATGAACCCAAATAAGTTCAGAGCTTGCCAGTTCCTGATTAAGTTTCATGAGCGGCGGAATGATAAAATCATTGTTTTTGCTGACAATGTGTTTGCACTGAAGGAGTACGCAATCAGACTTGGGAA accGTACATATATGGTCCCACTGCACAAGGAGAAAGAATGCAAATTCTACAAAACTTCAAGCACAATCCAAAAATCAAcactattttcatttcaaag GTGGGTGACACATCCTTTGATCTGCCTGAAGCCAATGTTCTGATTCAGATTTCATCCCACGGTGGATCTCGAAGACAGGAGGCTCAAAGGCTGGGGCGAGTACTGAGAGCCAAAAAAG GCATGGTTGCAGAGGAATACAATgcctttttttattctcttgtaTCTCAAGACACTCAGGAAATGGCATATTCAACCAAGCGACAACGGTTTCTCGTAGATCAAGGCTATAGCTTCAAG GTAATAACAAAGCTTGCAGGCATGGAAGAAGAAGAGCTTTCATTTTCGTCCaaagaagaacagcagcaacttCTTCAGAAAGTCCTACAAGCATCTGACCTAGATGCTGAGGAGGAGGTAGTTGCTGGAGAATATGGTTCAAAGTCAGTTCAG ATGTCACGCCGTGCAGGCACAATGAGCTCTATGTCAGGAGCAGATGATGCAGTTTATATGGAATATCACTCATCTCGGAGTAAGGCATCTTCAAATAAGCACATCCACCCACTGTTTAAGCGCTTCCGGAAATGA